Genomic segment of Syntrophus gentianae:
GCTATTTCGGTTACGGTTTTCATGAAGACGCGGTCCGCTCCGCCGTGGAGGTGGCGCGCCAATTCGGCATTGAATTGTAGGCGATGAGAACTTCAGTCGAACACAAGCCTTTTATTCGTTCACGCATTTACGATGGGTTTGTCGAGCACAAGCGCCATCTGCCGGCCGTGCATTCTTTCCGCTATCCCCTCTTTTTCTTCTGCTTCGATCTGGACGAGCTTGCCGGCCTGGACCGGGGCATCCCCTTTTTCGGCCACAATCGCTTCCGTCCTTTTTCAATCCATGACGGGGATTTTCTCGATCCAGGCTCTCTGGACCTGCGTTCAAAGGTGCTGCGGAGGCTGGCGGACGGAATTTCTGCATCCGATATTGCCCGGATCTTTCTCGTCACTTCGGCGCGCTATTTCAACTATGTCTTCAACCCCGTCAGTTTTTACTATGTTTTCTCAGCACAGGAGGAGCTTTTGTGCATCCTGGCCGAGGTGAACAACACCTTCGGCGAGAAGCACCTCTATGTCCTGCGGGACGGGAACGGCCCTGTCAGAACCTATCCCGCTCGATTCACGGCGCAGAAGAGCTTTCACGTCTCCCCCTTCAACAATCTCGAAGGCGAGTATTCTTTCCGGTTTTCATCCCTTGGAGACCACCTGGATATCTCCATCGAATTGTGGCGTGAAGGTCAGCGGGTCTTTGAAGGACACCTGCAGGGAAAGGCCCTGGAGCTGACGACGGGAAACATCGCCCGGATGTTCCTGCGGCACCCCCTGGCCCCTCAACTCACTATGCCCAGAATCTTTTTCGAGGCGGCGCGGCTCTATTTCCTCCGTTCTCTTCCCTATCATGAAAAACCGATGCCCCACTCCCGGATGACGATCCGCCGCAAAGGTCCGACCCTTTGCGAAGGGCTGTCCATGCGGCTTTTCTTCAAACTTTTAACGGGGATTAAAACAGGAGGACTGCAGTTGGGTCTTCCCGACGGCCGCAGGAGATATTTCGGAAACCAGGGAGAACCGATTCAGGGGGAGATGATCCTTCATGAGAACCGCTTTTTTAAAAAAGCGGTTCTTGGGGGCGATGTGGGGCTTGGGGAAGCCTATGTTGAGGGACTCTGGGACTCGGATGATATCGTGGCGCTGTTTTCCGTGCTGATTCGCAATCGCCGGACCCTGTTCAACGGATACCCCGTTTCGGCTTTTCTGTCCCGTCTTAAAAACCGCGTCGTCCATGCCCTGAGGGCTAACGATTCGACGGGCTCGCGGAAAAACATCGAGGCCCATTACGATCTGGGCAATGCGTTCTTTCAAACCTTTCTGGACGGAAACCTCATATACTCCAGCGGGATCTATGGGGATGGGATTGAGTCCTGTGAGGAGGCCCAGCAACGGAAGATCGAACTCATCCTGCAGAAGGCGCAGATTGAAGCGTCGGACTCTGTCCTGGAGATCGGCTGCGGATGGGGCGGCTTTGCGGCGGAAGCGGCAAGGAAGACCGGCTGTCGTTTAACGGGAATCACCGTTTCCGAGCAACAGTCCACCTATGCCCGGGAACGGATGACGCGGGAGGGGCTTGAAGACCGTGTTTCCATCCGCCTTGTCGATTACCGGGACGTGACCGGAACCTTCGACAAGATCGTTTCCATCGAAATGCTCGAAGCTGTGGGGCCTCAGTATCTGAAAGTCTTTTTTTCCACCTGCGACCGGCTGCTCAAACCCGGCGGCAGGGCGGTGTTTCAGGTCATCACCGTGCCGGATCAGAACTATGAGGACTACCGGAGAGAAACGGACTGGATTCAGAAACACATCTTTCCCGGCGGGCATCTTCTGTCCGTATCGGTCCTGGCGAACACCGCCGCCCGGCATTCTTCCCTGGTCATGGAACACCTGGAGGATATCGGGCCCCATTATGCCGCCACCCTGAGAGACTGGCGGGAAAAATTCCAAAAAAACAGACAGGCTGTCCGGTCCCTTGGTTTCGATGAGGCCTTCGTGCGCAAATGGTTGTACTATTTGTCCATCTGCGAGGCGGGGTTCCGTGAGAGGGCTCTCGGTGATATCCAGGTCGTTTTTCGAAAGCCGGCATGAAATGCCGGCGAGAAGAGGCGAAAAGGGATCAAAGAAGCATATGTCTTGAACTCAAGATTTGTTCATCGAAGGCTCAGGGTTGACTCCGAGCATTAGCCGGTCCGTTTTCACGATAAAGGCCATATTTTAGAGGAAAAGGTGATGAAAATATTGTCATTGCTTCTGGGTTTTTTATTCACTGCTCCTTTCGTCTTACAGACCTATTCCCTGATCCCCTTTTTCGGGCGAAAAAAAGCCCTTTGCATTGTCGGAAGGCAGTTGACATCGGCCGCGGTTTTAGGGGTGAAACTATTGATTCCACGTATCCATTCAAAACGGGAGTATTCAATTTTCAAGGAGAAGGTAAAAAGGAACTTCCTGTTTATTGGCAAGCTTTATCATTTAAGGATTGAAAATGAAACGCGGGATAAAATTGAATTTCGGTTCCATTTCTGTCCCGTTGCCAAGATGCTTAAGATCTTTGGATTGCCTGATCTATGCAGGTATTCCTGTGCGGGAGATTGGGAGATTGCAAAGGAGAACAAGGAATATTGGACGTTTTCAAGACAAACGACCATCGGAACCGGGGGGCGGTATTGCAATCATACCTACTCAAGAAAGGAATAACCCCTTTCCCTTTCATTCGTCGGGAGGTTTCCAAAACCCTGATTGACAGGAGAAATTTTCTCAGGTAATCGATCCTTGCATGAGACCAATAGAGGGAGAACGTACTCCCCTTGGGTGAAAATTAAATCAGAATTCCGGAGCGGGTTGTCTCGATAAGAAAAATTCAAGTGCCGGGCTGCGGATCTAAATTTTTTTAGAGGTTGTACATGGAGAAATTGATTGGGGAACTGAGGGATAAGATTATTGAAACGTTGAACCTTATGGATGTGGCGCCCGAGGACATCCCTCTGGATGATCCGCTGATCGGTACGGAACTGGGGCTCGATTCCATCGATGTGCTGGAGCTTGTCATGATGCTGGAAAAGGACTACGGCGTCGTCGTGGACAGCAAGGAACTGGGGATGAAAGTGTTTGCCTCCCTGAGGAATCTGGCCCAGTACGTCCAGGAAAACCGCGTGGAGATGACGGATTGACCCGGAAGCGGATCTTTGTTACGGGGATGGGCATGATCAGCCCCCTCGGTTCAGATGTGCCGAATACCCTGCAGGCTCTGAGTTTTTCTAGATCGGGCCTCAAACCGCTCTCCAGGTTTCCGGCTCCCTGTCTTCTGCCCGTCGGTGAGATCCCGGATGGAACACCGCTGGTGGAACCAATTCCCGCCACGCATCGATACGCCCTGGCTGCGGCCTTCGAGGCGGTCAAGGGCCAGTCCGGACCGCCGGAAAGCGTGATCGTGGGAACCACGACCGGCGGGATGCCGCTGACGGAAGAAAGGTTGAGGCAGGGAGTGACCGATCCCGCCGCCTACCGTTATCACGCCACCTCATCAATCGCCGAAACAATCGCACAAAAACTCAACTGCCGGGGACCGGTCTGGACCATTTCCACTGCCTGCTCTTCCGGGGCGGTTGCCCTGGCGCTGGCCCTGGAACTGCTTCGCAATGGCCGATTTCAGCGGGTTCTGGCCGGCGGCGCCGATGCCCTGTGCCGGTTGACCTATTTTGGCTTTTCCAGCCTTCAAGTTCTCGATCCCCGGGGAGGCCACCCCTTCGACCTTTCCCGGAAAGGATTGTCCCTGGGGGAAGGGGCGGCGATGCTGTTCCTGGTGGCGGCGGAATGTCCGCCGGAAGGGGCGCTCGTCGAACTGGCGGGAGCGGGATTGTCCTGCGATGCCTGGCACCCTTCGTCACCGCAACCGGAGGGGGCCGGCGCCCGGAAAGCCATGGCAAAGGCACTGGATGATGCCGGAATCTCCCCGGCTGAAGTCGATCACGTCAATCTTCACGGGACAGGGACGCCGGACAATGATTCCGCCGAGGCGTGGGCCCTTAGGAAGCTCTTTAGAGACGGCGTGCCGCCGATTGCTTCCGTTAAGGGCGCCTTGGGGCATTCCCTGGCCGCAGCCGGCGCCATGGAAGCGGTGATATCCGCTGCGACAATTTTATCGGGAAGGATCCCTCCGACGGTTGGGTTTGAAGTGCCTGATCCTGAGTTGAGTCTCTACCCCTCTTCGAATTCCGTCAAGACTGCGGTGAACACCGTCTTGTCCAACTCTTTCGGCTTTGGCGGGAACAATGCGGCACTGGTCTTTCGCCATCCTGAATTTCCGGGCAGGCATCGGGCAGGTGACAAGGTGTCTTCCTTTTCCATTCTGGGAGAGGCCTGTCTAACCGGTGTCGGGAATCTTGCCGAAACGCTTTCCGCTCTGGAGGCAGGCAGATCCTGTTCGGGGCAACAGGATACGGCGATGCTTTCCCGATCCCTGGATGGCCGGGCCGTCCGCCGTCTCAAGAGGCTGCCGCGCATGGTTCTTTCCCTGGCAAAGGCCGCCTGTCCGGATCGGGTTTCGGGGAACCAGCTGAGTTCCGTCTTCTTCGGCACGGGATGGGGGCCCCTATCGGAGACCCATGATTTTCTCACCCGGCTTTTCGAATCAGGGGATCGTTTTGCCAGTCCCTTCGATTTTATCGGTTCCGTTCACAATGCACCGGCGGGACAGGTGGGCATGGAATTTCAGGCCACCGGGCCGAACCTGACGCTGACCGGCGGCGAGGCGGCCTTTGAGCAGGCCCTGGACAGCGCCGCGCTGCTGGCTCCCGGGGGCGAAGAGACGCTGCTGGTGGTGGGGGCGGATGAATATTCCCCGGCGTGGACGCCCCTTTTTGATCGCTCGGCGGTTATGGGCCCGCCTTCAGATGGTGGAGGCGCGCTCTGGTTGAAAAAGGCGGCTTCAAATGAGGGATTGAGAATCCTGGCGGTCTTTTTAGGATCGGGGGAACGGAACGACCGGGTTGTAGAAAATCTGGCGTACTGTCTCGGTGGAGGAAAGGAGTTCTGCCGGCGAATCGGTGCGGTTCTGGTCGGACTTCCCGCCGCGCAGTACCGGGAAGGTCGGCAACGGCTGACAACGTTCCTCGAACGGACCGGATTTACCGGACCGGTGCTCGATTATCGCAAGGTGATCGGGGAATTTGCTTCGGCGTCGGCGGTGGCCACGGTTCTGGGCGTGTCTTTTCTCCGGGAAGGGGAGATCCCAGCGGCGCTGAACGATGGTCAAGCCTTTCCCCTGAATGGTCGGGGGATTCTCGTTCTCGGTCTGGGGAGCGAAGTATCCGCCGTGGAGATTCTGGGCTGATCGGGAAGGACCGGGATGAACGTTTTATTGATTTCCGCCAATACGATGACCTCGACCTATGCGATCTACCCGCTGGGGCTGGATTATGTGGCCGGGGCGCTGCAGCCGAAGCATCGGGTGCGGATCCTGGACCGGAATCTCTATGCAGATCCGGAGACCTTCCGCGAGGCGGTGCGAGAGGCCGCCCCAGAGGTGGTCGGGATATCCATCCGGAACATCGACACCACGGATATCTGCCATAGTGGTTCTGCCCTTGACGGATGCCGGGAGGTTCTCCGGTCCGTCCGGTCCGTTTCTTCCGCGCCGGTCGTGCTGGGGGGCTGCGGATTTACCCTTTTCCCGGCAGAACTGATGAACCGGATGGAGGCCGATTTCGGGATCGTCGGCGAAGGAGAACGGTTCCGTGCCTTTCTCGATGTCCTCGAAGAGGGCGGGGACGTATCTTCCCTCCCAGGCGTTGTGTTGAAGGGTCAAAGGGTATCCCTGCCGGCACCCTGGCAGGAGGAGGCCTGTCGGGCCTTTGATTCAGCAAACGCCCATGTGTCCTTTTACCTGCAGCGGGGAGGAATCCTCAATCTTCAGAGCAAACGGGGCTGCCCCTACGAGTGCATCTACTGCACCTATCCCGAAATTGAAGGCCGTCGATTCCGGTTCCATGACCCCCTGGCGGTGGCCCGGGAGGCTCGCGCCCTTCAGGACGGCGGGGCGAAGTTTCTCTACTTTACGGATTCCGTCTTCAACAGCCATGAAGGCCACAGTCTGGCCGTGGCGAAGGCCCTGATCCGAACCGGCGTTTCCATCCCCTGGGGCGGCTTTTTTGCCCCGGTTCCTTCCCGGGAGAATTTTTATCGGAACCTTGCCGATGCCGGCCTGACCCATGTGGAATTCGGAACGGAATCCCTCTCTGACCGGATGCTGATGACATACCGGAAGCCCTTCCGGACGGCCGGTGTTTACGGGGCTCACCAGCAGGCCCTTAAGGCAGGCGTGCATGTGGCCCATTTCTTTCTTCTGGGCGGTCCCGGCGAGAGCGGGGATACCCTGGAGGAGACCCTGGCGGGGGCGGAAAGACTGGAACGGGCCGTGTTCTTTTTTTTCTGCGGCCTGCGAATCTACCCCGGTACGGCAATTTACGATGTGGCCCTTCGCGAAGGACAGATTGCCCCGGATTCTTCCCTGCTGGAACCGACGTTCTACCAGTCTCCGGAGATCAGCAGTGCGGAAATTTACCGGCGGTTGCAGGAAAGGTCAGGGGGGCGTCCATCCTGGGTTGTGGGGTCCGGCGGCGAGAAAACAGGGGAAATTCTCTCCCGTCTCCATGGCCGGGGACACTCCGGTCCCCTCTGGGAATATCTGATCCCCCGCCGGCGATGAAGCGATTCTTCCCCCCTCTGAAAACCCCGGCGCTCCGGGCCGGTCTGGCGGCCCTGTTCTCCGCGGCGGCCCTGTTCCCCATGGAACCCCGCTGGAGCATTCTTCCGCTCCTTCTCTTTGTCCTTTCCTGTCTGATGGCGCCCTTTTTCCCCCGCTGGGGCTATTTCCTGCCGGTGATCAGCCGGGGACCTTCGAACCGGCGGGGCGTGGCCCTGACCGTTGATGACGGTCCCGATCCGGAAATGACGCCCCGGCTCCTGGATCTGCTCGGGCAACGGGGGATGAAGGCCACCTTTTTCGTGACGGGCAGGCAGGTTTTGAGGCATCCCGAACTGATCCGGAAGATTCTTGCGGAAGGCCATACGGTGGGCAATCATTCCTTCAGCCATGATGTCCTGCTGATGCTCCGGTCGTCACGGCGTCTGGCGGAAGAAATCGACCGGCTGCAGGAGGTCCTCTCTTCTTTCGGTATCCGTCCTCGCGTTTTCCGGCCGCCGGTGGGGATCACCAACCCCCGACTCGGTCCGGTTCTCCGCCGGCGGGGAATGTCCTGTGTGAATTTCGACTGCCGGGCCTTGGATGCCGGCAACCGCCGGATTAAAGGGATTTCCCGCAAACTTCTAAAAAAAATGCGGCCGGGCAGCATTCTCCTGATCCATGATTTTCGGCCCTCGGAAAAGACGGACATTCGACAATGGATTACGGAAATCGATGCCCTCCTGGAAGGGATCGCCCGATGTGGATATAAAGTTGTCCCGCTCCAGGAATTAACCGACATCCCGGTTATGGAAAAAGGCATTCCCGTTGCATAAAAAAATTTTGCCTGACTCTTAAAACAGTGATATAGACGACAACTTCGATGTAGAAACATGAAGTTTCCAGCTGCAGTCTCGGATCATCGGCCGACAGGAAGAAGAGGATGGAAACCTGGGATATTCCGGCAGACATGACTTTTCAGCCGCCGAATGGCGTGATTCTTCAGGCCAGGGCGCCGCAGAATTCGCCATGGTTTGACGGTCACTTTCCCGGACAGCCGATCCTGCCCGGCATTGCCCTGATTTCTCTGGTAAAAAAAGGCATCCGTTTTTTCGGCGAAAAACAAAAACTGAATTTCCAGCATTTCGGGATTCGCAAAGCAAGGTTCACCCTGCCCATACGACCGGGCGATGCCTTTGAAATCTCGCTGCTGTGCCGGGTTTCAGAGGGGAAACTGGTTGCTTCCTTCAAGATCCACTTCAAGGGAGAAATGGCGGGAAACGGCATTGCGGAGGCTTCCTGTGCGTCGGAGTCTTGAAGAGCTGGTCGATTTGAAATTTTGTGTTTTTAGGGAGGAAGTTACAAAATGTCGGTAGATCTGGACATCAATGCGATCATTCGGCGCGTGGCCGAAATTGTCATCTTTGAATTGAAGCTTCAGGAGGTGACGGCGGACACCTTTGATCCGGAGCTGGATCTCGTGGACGAACTGGGGATCGACAGCATGGATCTGGCCACGATTGCCCTGGCATTGCAGGATGAGTACGATATCGAAATCGATGAAGACGATTATCCCGGCTTGAAAACGATCTCCCTCATTGCCCGTTATATTGAAAAAAGGCTGACCGGAAACCCGTCGGCGAACTGAATAACCCTTTTATGGATGCCTTGAAAACGGACATACAGTCGGCGTTTCGGAACGAGCCGAATTTCCCTCGGGAAAGGAAATGGAAATTCTCCGAACTCCTGGCAGAGCCCCCGGTCCGGGAACGCTGGGAGAAGGTGCGCAAGTATTTCTTCCTTCGTGAGTCGACCTTTGACATGACCAACCGCTGCAACCTGCGCTGCGACGGCTGTTACTATTATGAAGGGGAAAAACCCCTTGCGGTCGAAAACCGGGACCCGGAGTCCTGGCGCAAACTCATGCAGGCCGAAAAGGCCCGGGGGATTACCTACGTGGTCCTCGCCGGTGCGGAGCCGTCGCTGGTTCCGGAACTTATGTCCGTGTGCTACGAAGAAATTCCCCTGGGATGCATTGCCTCCAACGGATTTCTCCCCATTCCCGAAGCGATCGGCTATAAAATTCATGTTTCCGTCTGGGGAAATGATGACACCAGCGCCCGCGTCCGCCAGGCCGGTGGCCTACTGGAGCGCCAGATAAAAAATTACCGGGGGGATCCCCGGGCGGTCTTTGTCTACACCTTTACGAAGGAGAATATCGAAGAGGCCTATCCGGTCGTGGATACCCTGGCCTCCTGCGACTGCAGGGTAACCTTCAACATGTTTTCCGCGCCCGTCGGGTATAAGGGGTCGCTGCGTCACGACAGGGAATCCCTTGACCGCGTCCGTGCCGTCATGAGGGACTTGCTGCTTCGCCATCCCCGTCATGTGCTCTTTTCCTGTTACAATGCCGTGGCGCACACCCGGGAAGCGAGCCTCCACGATCTGTTTTCTTGCTCCTATCCCCGGCGAAACAGGTCAACGGAGATCGGTCTGGGCCGGTCTTTCCGGCAGTACCGGACAGACCTGACCTGGGACCGGGAAGCGGCCTGCTGCGTTCCCGATACGGATTGCGCGGATTGCCGTCATTATGCCGCGGGAAGCGCCGTGGTGACTGCGCGGCTGTACCGCCATGTCACCGACCCGCTGACCTTCCGGTCCTGGCTGGATTATGTGGATACCTATCTTGCCGTGTGGGTCATGGGGTACGAAAAAGGGGAAAATCTCTGTAACGAGCTGATTTCGCCCCCCGTAAATTTATAAAATCGAGGATTTATGAAAACCGTAAGTTCCCTGCTGGATGAAGAATGGTATGCGCGATACCGGCGGATCTCCAATCTCAACATCCGCAGTTCCATCTATGACGTGACCAACCGCTGCAACCTCCGTTGCAAGGGGTGTTTCTTCTTTTCCTCCGGCGAACATGAGGCGGCCCGGGAGGAAGAGGATCTCTCGAAATGGGAAGCCTTTGTGGAGAGTGAAAAAGAGCGGGGCGTGAATCTGGCGATCCTGATCGGCGGGGAGCCGACCCTCTTTCTCGACCGCATCGAGGCCTTCTATAAAAGGCTGCCGACCTACTGCGCCACCAACGGTCTCATCCGCGTTCCCCGGGAGCGTTTCCCCGATCTGATGATCGGAATTTCCCTTTGGGGCGATCCGGACGATGAAATCCGCTTGCGGGGGAAGGACACCTTCGCGATATCCAGCCGGAATTATGAAGGAGACCCCTGGACCTATTACCTCTTCACGATCACCCCCCGGCAGGTGGGCAAGATCGAGCCGATGGTCCGGCGCATCCGCGATGTGGGGCTCAAAGTACACATGCAGCTCCTGTCCAATGACGAAGGCGTGGACGGGTTTTCCTGGACGGAGGAACAGCTCCGGGAGGTCCGCTTGGAGATGGACGGCGCACTGGATACGTTTCCGGAAACGGTCATCTCATCAAAATATTACCATGAGATCATCACCACGGGGAAGATGTTCGGCCGTCCCTTCGGCTGGGCGGAATGCCCCTCGGTCACGGAACCCATGGATTCCCGGGACCCCCGCCCCCGGCGGCTGATCCGCTTCATCCGCTGGGCTTCGGATCTGAAGACCATGCACCGCTGCTGCACCTCGGCGACCCGCGACTGTTCGACCTGCAAGGACGGCGCGGCCCATATGAGCTGGGTGATGGTCAACAAACGGGAGCATCTGCAAAGCGCGAAGGATCTGCAGAACTGGATTGAAGTTTATGAGATGTTCGCCAAACTCTACCGCTTCATCCCCTGGTAGGCGAATGGGCCTGTCGTTCTCCCCGGCGCGATTGAACAATCCTTCCAAAATTCTGTTTTCCGGGCGGCATTCATGAATCAGGAAAGGCCGGTTATTCTTGGGTATGACGCGGTTTCACCCCTGGGGGCGGATCTGGAATCCTCATGGCAGCGGGCGCTCCGGGGCGAAAGCGGCATCGGTCCCCTGACTCGCTTCCCCCTGCGCAGGAACTTTCCCGTTCGCATCGCCGGCCAGGTCGAAGAAATCGGCGAGGCGGCCTTTTCATTCCTTCATCCCCGCGACATGGCGCAATGGACGTCGCCGATTTTCCGCCATGCCCTCCTGGTCGTCCATCGGGCCCTGGGAAAAAGCGGCCTGGAAATAACTCAAGACATTGCGCCCCGGGTTGCGATCACCTTCAGCTCGGCCATCGGCGGGCTCGACGCCGTGCTTTCCGCGGATCGCCTTCTCCAGGCCGAAAACAAACTTCCCCATCCTTTCACCAATCCCAACTCCTGCATCAACATGGTCGGGGGAAAGATCTCCATACTGACCGGGGCAACGGGGCCGATAACGTCCACGATTACCGCCTGCGCCACGGGGGCGACTTCCCTGATCATCGGCGCCCTTTTCCTCCAGCAGGGCATGGCCGATGTGGTCATCTGCGGAGCGGTCGATTTTCCCCTGGTTGAGCCGATCGTGGCTGGTTTCGCCACGATGAACGGGGCGTATCGACCGAAGAGCGGGGAAGGGGAGGAGCCACCGCAGCGGGCCAGCCGTCCCTTTTCTCTCCATCGCCGGGGCTTTGTCGTTGCGGAAGGGGCCGCCTGCATTGTCCTCGCGACGAAGGCCTTTGCGAAGGCCCATGGATTGCCCTGGTCCCTGGAGATGGCCGGATGGAGCATGACGGCCGATGCCTTTCATTTCGTCGCGCCCAATCCGGAAACAGTGCAGCGGTGCGTCGAGGAAAGCATCCGATCCGCCGGTCTTTACCCGGCGGATATCCAGGTGGTCAATGCCCATGGGACATCGACCAAAGTGGGAGACAAGGTGGAGGCGGACGTCCTGCGCCGGGTCTTCGGACAAACCCTTCCCCCGATCTCGGCGAACAAATCCCAGCTAGGCCATGCCATGGGGGCCTCCAGCGCCATCGAAACCGTCCTGGCCCTGGAAGGAATGTTGCGAAATACCGTGCTGCCGACGATCAATTATCTGCCCGACCCCGACATCCCCCTGGAGTCGATTGCCGACAAGGCCACCTCCGTGCCCCAGGAATTTCTGCTGAAAAACGCCTTCGGCTTCGGCGGCTGCAATTCCTGCATCGTTTTCCAGCGAACCGCCTGACATCCAACAGGCCGGCGATCATAAGAAGAAGTCACCCTGACGGAATTCATTTCATTTTTTGCCTAACGAAGGCCTCATCGGGAGGCAAGCGTCTTTATTTGCGATCCGGTGAATGCCATGGTTATGGCATTATCTCGTCCACAGGCAGTATTTGCTTCCCATGACGAACAGTAAGAACAGAAAGCCTCGTTTTTTCGACGCGGTAGATTATACGGTAGTTACCATAGATCAATTCCCTTATACTCTTGATGTCTATTTCGGGAACGACCCTGCCAATTTCGGGAAACTTCTTCAGCTCTTCCACTTTCTCAAACACCGTATTGACCCAGTTCTCGGCTGCACTGGGATTATCTGCTGCGATGTACTCTGCTATTTCCGCCACTCTGTCTACCGCCAGAGGTGACCAAAGTATCCTCATTTTCCGATCCGTTTCATTACACGGTTCCGGGCATCTTCATGCTCAATTGCCTGACCTGCTTCTATCTGGCCTAAGGATGTCTGTATGTCTTGAAGCATTTCAATCTTTTCTTGCATGGCTTCGTACTCGCCTGCATCTAGAAGAACCGCCACACCTTTTCCGTGCTGCGTAATGATGAGCGGCCGCTTCGTATCGTGTATCTGTTTGAGAAAGGATGCAATGCCCGTCCTGAACTCCGACATAGGGCGGATATCTTCGTTGATTCTAAGCCTTTTCATATTTCACCTCACATATATTGTACAATATAACGTACTTAATATGTGTAGTCAATAGTGCCATTCGAGGCATCCTTTGATCTCGGCAGGTAGAGGCAAGCCAGATCCTTCACCAAACCAGTAAAATGGGCCAAGATCAAGAGAGTTAAGATCGAACTGTATCCAGATTACACAACCACTCGGTTATCCAGGCGGTCAATGCCCATGGGACATCGACAAAAGTGGGAGACAAGGAAGGGGAAAATAGAGAAAATATCAGGACCGGTCGTATCAACACAAAAGCCCAAAGACTTGCGTCCCTGGGCTTTTTAGGAATGAATGAAGAAGATGAATTAACTGAGTTTTGATGTAATCCGCCTGCGCATGCCAACCAACCCCACAAGACCGGAACCCAGGAGCCAAAAGGCGGCGGGAATCGGAACGGCTGACGCGGTCAAAGTCGTGCTGAGATATGCAGGACTACCGTTGTAGTCGGTTGTCCAAATCCATTGAGCGTTCGAAGCGATATCCGAATGGTAACCCCAAGGGCCAACGCCATTATAGCCATAAGTGCTCGCTGCAGTGGATCCTGTTGTCCAGTCCGGGGAGGTTGTAACCGT
This window contains:
- a CDS encoding polysaccharide deacetylase family protein, which gives rise to MKRFFPPLKTPALRAGLAALFSAAALFPMEPRWSILPLLLFVLSCLMAPFFPRWGYFLPVISRGPSNRRGVALTVDDGPDPEMTPRLLDLLGQRGMKATFFVTGRQVLRHPELIRKILAEGHTVGNHSFSHDVLLMLRSSRRLAEEIDRLQEVLSSFGIRPRVFRPPVGITNPRLGPVLRRRGMSCVNFDCRALDAGNRRIKGISRKLLKKMRPGSILLIHDFRPSEKTDIRQWITEIDALLEGIARCGYKVVPLQELTDIPVMEKGIPVA
- a CDS encoding ApeI family dehydratase, which codes for METWDIPADMTFQPPNGVILQARAPQNSPWFDGHFPGQPILPGIALISLVKKGIRFFGEKQKLNFQHFGIRKARFTLPIRPGDAFEISLLCRVSEGKLVASFKIHFKGEMAGNGIAEASCASES
- a CDS encoding L-2-amino-thiazoline-4-carboxylic acid hydrolase yields the protein MKILSLLLGFLFTAPFVLQTYSLIPFFGRKKALCIVGRQLTSAAVLGVKLLIPRIHSKREYSIFKEKVKRNFLFIGKLYHLRIENETRDKIEFRFHFCPVAKMLKIFGLPDLCRYSCAGDWEIAKENKEYWTFSRQTTIGTGGRYCNHTYSRKE
- a CDS encoding beta-ketoacyl-[acyl-carrier-protein] synthase family protein; the encoded protein is MTRKRIFVTGMGMISPLGSDVPNTLQALSFSRSGLKPLSRFPAPCLLPVGEIPDGTPLVEPIPATHRYALAAAFEAVKGQSGPPESVIVGTTTGGMPLTEERLRQGVTDPAAYRYHATSSIAETIAQKLNCRGPVWTISTACSSGAVALALALELLRNGRFQRVLAGGADALCRLTYFGFSSLQVLDPRGGHPFDLSRKGLSLGEGAAMLFLVAAECPPEGALVELAGAGLSCDAWHPSSPQPEGAGARKAMAKALDDAGISPAEVDHVNLHGTGTPDNDSAEAWALRKLFRDGVPPIASVKGALGHSLAAAGAMEAVISAATILSGRIPPTVGFEVPDPELSLYPSSNSVKTAVNTVLSNSFGFGGNNAALVFRHPEFPGRHRAGDKVSSFSILGEACLTGVGNLAETLSALEAGRSCSGQQDTAMLSRSLDGRAVRRLKRLPRMVLSLAKAACPDRVSGNQLSSVFFGTGWGPLSETHDFLTRLFESGDRFASPFDFIGSVHNAPAGQVGMEFQATGPNLTLTGGEAAFEQALDSAALLAPGGEETLLVVGADEYSPAWTPLFDRSAVMGPPSDGGGALWLKKAASNEGLRILAVFLGSGERNDRVVENLAYCLGGGKEFCRRIGAVLVGLPAAQYREGRQRLTTFLERTGFTGPVLDYRKVIGEFASASAVATVLGVSFLREGEIPAALNDGQAFPLNGRGILVLGLGSEVSAVEILG
- a CDS encoding DUF1365 family protein; the protein is MRTSVEHKPFIRSRIYDGFVEHKRHLPAVHSFRYPLFFFCFDLDELAGLDRGIPFFGHNRFRPFSIHDGDFLDPGSLDLRSKVLRRLADGISASDIARIFLVTSARYFNYVFNPVSFYYVFSAQEELLCILAEVNNTFGEKHLYVLRDGNGPVRTYPARFTAQKSFHVSPFNNLEGEYSFRFSSLGDHLDISIELWREGQRVFEGHLQGKALELTTGNIARMFLRHPLAPQLTMPRIFFEAARLYFLRSLPYHEKPMPHSRMTIRRKGPTLCEGLSMRLFFKLLTGIKTGGLQLGLPDGRRRYFGNQGEPIQGEMILHENRFFKKAVLGGDVGLGEAYVEGLWDSDDIVALFSVLIRNRRTLFNGYPVSAFLSRLKNRVVHALRANDSTGSRKNIEAHYDLGNAFFQTFLDGNLIYSSGIYGDGIESCEEAQQRKIELILQKAQIEASDSVLEIGCGWGGFAAEAARKTGCRLTGITVSEQQSTYARERMTREGLEDRVSIRLVDYRDVTGTFDKIVSIEMLEAVGPQYLKVFFSTCDRLLKPGGRAVFQVITVPDQNYEDYRRETDWIQKHIFPGGHLLSVSVLANTAARHSSLVMEHLEDIGPHYAATLRDWREKFQKNRQAVRSLGFDEAFVRKWLYYLSICEAGFRERALGDIQVVFRKPA
- a CDS encoding lipid biosynthesis B12-binding/radical SAM protein, producing MNVLLISANTMTSTYAIYPLGLDYVAGALQPKHRVRILDRNLYADPETFREAVREAAPEVVGISIRNIDTTDICHSGSALDGCREVLRSVRSVSSAPVVLGGCGFTLFPAELMNRMEADFGIVGEGERFRAFLDVLEEGGDVSSLPGVVLKGQRVSLPAPWQEEACRAFDSANAHVSFYLQRGGILNLQSKRGCPYECIYCTYPEIEGRRFRFHDPLAVAREARALQDGGAKFLYFTDSVFNSHEGHSLAVAKALIRTGVSIPWGGFFAPVPSRENFYRNLADAGLTHVEFGTESLSDRMLMTYRKPFRTAGVYGAHQQALKAGVHVAHFFLLGGPGESGDTLEETLAGAERLERAVFFFFCGLRIYPGTAIYDVALREGQIAPDSSLLEPTFYQSPEISSAEIYRRLQERSGGRPSWVVGSGGEKTGEILSRLHGRGHSGPLWEYLIPRRR
- a CDS encoding phosphopantetheine-binding protein codes for the protein MEKLIGELRDKIIETLNLMDVAPEDIPLDDPLIGTELGLDSIDVLELVMMLEKDYGVVVDSKELGMKVFASLRNLAQYVQENRVEMTD
- a CDS encoding acyl carrier protein, encoding MSVDLDINAIIRRVAEIVIFELKLQEVTADTFDPELDLVDELGIDSMDLATIALALQDEYDIEIDEDDYPGLKTISLIARYIEKRLTGNPSAN